In a single window of the Microcoleus sp. FACHB-672 genome:
- a CDS encoding glycosyltransferase family 4 protein, with protein sequence MKILIVITRADTVGGAQRHVKDLAHSLIARGNKVLIITGSKGPFTTTLEKFEIPWIECQTLQKEINPIQDFKTVTFLKEIIKNFQPDIIATHSSKSGILGRLAAKFTNTPCTFTAHGWAFTEGVPEPSRTIYRLLEQLASPWADRIICVSEYDRSLGIRAGIPNNRLLTIYNGVEDVDKELKATPNLSNPVKIVMVARFDKQKDHITLIEAFKDIWGAELLLVGDGPNLEAIQILVNQLEMANRVNFLGYRNDISNILSQAQVFTLVSNWEGFPLVTLEAMRAGLPVVVSSVGGAAEAVVDGVTGYCVPRSDVGLLRECLKRLVSDPQMRQQMGSSGQKRYEEEFTFKRMFEKTVNVYQAILTQRLGNR encoded by the coding sequence ATGAAAATTTTAATTGTTATAACTAGAGCTGATACTGTAGGAGGTGCTCAACGTCATGTAAAGGATCTAGCACATTCATTGATTGCTAGGGGAAACAAGGTTTTGATAATTACCGGCTCCAAAGGTCCTTTTACTACTACCCTGGAAAAATTTGAAATTCCTTGGATTGAATGTCAAACTTTGCAGAAAGAAATTAATCCAATTCAAGATTTTAAAACTGTAACATTTTTGAAAGAAATTATTAAAAATTTTCAGCCAGATATAATAGCTACACACTCCAGCAAATCTGGAATTTTAGGCAGATTAGCGGCTAAGTTTACTAATACACCTTGCACCTTTACAGCTCATGGTTGGGCATTTACGGAGGGAGTGCCTGAACCTAGCCGTACAATTTACAGGTTATTAGAACAATTAGCTAGCCCTTGGGCAGATAGAATTATCTGCGTTTCAGAATATGATCGCTCGCTCGGTATAAGAGCTGGGATTCCAAATAATCGACTTTTAACAATTTATAATGGAGTGGAAGATGTTGACAAGGAGTTAAAAGCGACTCCAAATCTGTCAAATCCAGTTAAAATTGTTATGGTTGCTCGATTTGACAAACAAAAAGATCATATCACCCTAATAGAGGCATTTAAAGACATTTGGGGTGCAGAGTTGCTTTTAGTAGGGGACGGTCCTAACTTGGAAGCTATTCAAATTTTAGTAAATCAACTAGAAATGGCAAATAGAGTCAATTTTCTAGGGTATCGTAACGATATTTCAAATATTTTGTCCCAAGCTCAAGTCTTCACTCTGGTTTCCAATTGGGAAGGGTTTCCTTTAGTAACATTGGAAGCAATGCGAGCTGGTTTGCCGGTCGTTGTATCTAGTGTAGGAGGGGCTGCTGAAGCTGTAGTTGATGGTGTCACCGGCTATTGTGTGCCTCGGAGTGATGTAGGCTTACTCCGAGAGTGTCTGAAGAGACTTGTCTCAGATCCGCAGATGCGCCAGCAAATGGGCAGTTCTGGCCAGAAGCGATATGAAGAAGAATTTACCTTTAAAAGAATGTTTGAAAAAACAGTCAATGTTTACCAGGCAATTCTGACTCAGAGGTTAGGGAATAGGTGA